The Theileria annulata chromosome 2, complete sequence, *** SEQUENCING IN PROGRESS *** genomic sequence TCTCCTGCTTCATTAATTGAAAGACTCTAATATTACACCTTTAGGCTCACTTCTGAGTCCTTCTTTAAACCACTAATCTTACACATCTTGCAACATTATTCATTTACTTCTTTTAACTATTctttaatatactattatactattattacgctattgtattattaaattatttattatttgtttaaattattgataaaGTGTTTAAAATGCAGCTCCTTAAGTCGACattgtttatatatttcataatttattctgGGTCCTTTTGTTCGGCCAAGTTTGGGTTAGATTTCTTGGCTAGAAAGATGAACAGCGCAGTTGATTTGGCAATGAACTACGCGATTATGAATGAAACACTTTCGTTTAAGGAGGCGGCTGATTTTACGGCCGACGGTGAGAGTTTTATGAGCTACACTTTGGAGCCGGGGAGCGCAATTAAGTTTTACTGTGGAACTTCTCAGACCATTGATAGCCGCCAGATCCTTATGTACCCTCAGGATCTGAAAACAAACTCTCTGGCGCCCATGTCAAAGAGTGGAATTAATCATAGCATAAAGCGGGTGGTTAGGAACTTTGACCTTTTCCGAAGCGATTCGACTCTGATTTATGCGTTGGCTGAATTTTTAGGTGGAGGTTACATGATCCAGTACCCAGCGGACTCTGTTATTGTATCCAATAACCCTGACTTTAGCCTCAACTTTGCCTGCGTTTATGATCCCAATGCTCCTTACACTGATAATGAACCTGATGAGTTAAACGGTGGGGAAGAAAAGAAGGATTTGTTGTACCGGTGGGTTGAGgttaaatttaagaatGTGTATCCAATGAGTTATGGTTGTGGTAGTAAGGGTTATCCTTTGTTTAGTAACTTGAGTCCTGGATATGGTCTTGATTTTCTGAGTGAAACTTTTTTGCAGCCTGGTAGTAACTGTGAAATTGAGCCTAAACCTGGGATGGTAATTGGGATTTACTGTGCTGTTGGTGAGACTTTTAATGACGAGCTTTGCTTCCGTGACGCCAGTGGAAACATTTTCTTTGACCAAAATTACAAGCACTCTGGCGgtcttcatcttcatttGTACCGCGTTCCTGACTCTGGCTATGACTCTGACGTGAACTTTTTATGTGAGTGCAAGGGTAAGAACGGCGAAACTAGGGCTCAGGTTCGCGTACGTAAATATTCTACTATGAATTGCGACTTGACTAAGATTTTCTCGAACTATAAGCCTGGGAAGAAGATTACTCTTCAGGCTTGCAGGCGTGACTTACGTCCTGGCGAGTCTCTTAAGCTTACTGTTCCCGCCAATTTTAGCAAGTTTAACTACATGAACGCCAGCTATTCTTCTCTTCTGGAGCCTATTGAAGTTAGATTTTACGCTTATAGGCAAAAACTTGACGATTATCAGGTTTGTTTTGTTACTGTGCTAGCTCACATCTACTCTACTGAGCTATTAAGTTATTTATCTAGTTATTTATCCTATCCTAGTGTATTAGCTGTGTATCTTAGTTATAtcatataaataattatctcTATTCCTGAATAACTATAGATAATGTAATAGGTACGTAAGGTGAAGTTGAGAGATTTGATTGTTGGAAACGGTTTGGATATTGAGAAGTCTGTTGTGCCGGGCGGTGTACAGTACATTTTCAAGTATAAAAAGGATTCGATTCTGATTTTAACGAGTGAAACTGTTTCTTTCGAGTACTTCTGGACTCTGTTTTACAAGAACCCGAGGGAACGCGATGTGATTTCATATTTGAACATGAATGAGAAGGTTGTTGCTGTCGTCAGCATTGGGTTGTTTCCTACTGATCCTTATACTTATGGTTGTGGAACTCGAAATGACATTTTCCGTAAGGAGCTTCTTGACTTTAGGAGTGAGCTGATCAATAACAAACCTGCTTCGATCTGCAGAGTCGATGGCAAAAACAGTCCCATTGGGTTTTACTGTCCGAAACCCTTTCTACTTGAGCCCAGGGATTGTTTCAAGTCTGTTCTGGTGTCGACTGATGAGGGCGAGAAATCAGTTGACCTGGTCAAAGTCGACAAGCACGCCCGACACTTTACCACCAAGAATCTCGTCGTTCTGGACACATATTCTAATGGCGGCCACGTGGGTCCAGCTCAGAATGAAGGTGGTGCTAACTACGAAGATGATAACGAGTATGTAAATGCTAGTGAGATTATGTGTAAATGTGTTGATGAGGAGGGTAACTTGGTTGCTTCAATCACTGTCCAGTTGGACAAACCCGTCGAGGCTGAGAAAGAGGGTGCTGAAGAAGATGGTGGGATTCCTGAACCTCAAGAGAATTCGGGCGTTGAAGAGGATACTGGGATTCCCGAGACTACGATATACTAATTTGATGTGTATAGATGAGTGTTTGTATAAAGTATTTTGTGTGTGGTGTATTTAGTTGTTTTGCGCACTTTACTAGTGATgttttatcaattttatcatcAATTAGTGACTGTAACATTTGCTTGTTTAACAGATTCACTTCCACGTTTACATTGTTTGTAGTATCAGTATTATCAACTGTGTTAACAGTATCATCAGTACCAGCTGTTTGTTGACTATTAGTTTCAACCGCGTGTTCaattttaagtttataTTCAATTGGTTCAATTTGTATATCATAATGAGTTAATATGGTACATAATTGTTTACTAGTTTCACATGGTATCGTGAGTACATTTGCCAGTACTTTTAGTACATAATTTTCCATAACATTTTCCCAATCATTGCATTTTTCATATGATTTGTTGTctgaaattgattttaCCAGGTTCACGCTGGTACCGTTGCACTTTACGCACTTGACTTTGGTACCATGAACCTTCAGCTTCAACTGTATTAACAACACCAATAGCATTAATAGATACAAATCGCCCTTAAAATAACACTTCAACACACATCCAACACATGAATATTCACCTTTCATATCATCAGCAAGGAATGGGTTAGTACTTACATCAGATAGTTGATTACTCCTATTAGAACTACTGTTTTGGTATAAGAGTTGTATATTGAGTGTTAATAACAAGTTGTACAGTATAATAAACAGATTTGTAATGTTTTTGTCTGTTAAGTTTGTGATGTAAATTTCAGTCAAATTGCTATCAATTACGTTGTTTAAAATGGATTTAATGAACTCCAACAACTGACAATTGTAGTCAGTACTATAATTTAACGTTTGTATATACCGTTGTAATAAAATGCTTAAACACTTGTTTTGCAGTTTAttgattattataatatcCTTTACGCTCAAATTATAGATGCATTTCATCAAACTCTTATCCAACTC encodes the following:
- a CDS encoding uncharacterized protein (small overlap at the 3' end with gene TA14245;~1 probable transmembrane helix predicted for TA14250 by TMHMM2.0 at aa 7-29;~Signal peptide predicted for TA14250 by SignalP 2.0 HMM (Signal peptide probability 0.670, signal anchor probability 0.191) with cleavage site probability 0.440 between residues 22 and 23) gives rise to the protein MQLLKSTLFIYFIIYSGSFCSAKFGLDFLARKMNSAVDLAMNYAIMNETLSFKEAADFTADGESFMSYTLEPGSAIKFYCGTSQTIDSRQILMYPQDLKTNSLAPMSKSGINHSIKRVVRNFDLFRSDSTLIYALAEFLGGGYMIQYPADSVIVSNNPDFSLNFACVYDPNAPYTDNEPDELNGGEEKKDLLYRWVEVKFKNVYPMSYGCGSKGYPLFSNLSPGYGLDFLSETFLQPGSNCEIEPKPGMVIGIYCAVGETFNDELCFRDASGNIFFDQNYKHSGGLHLHLYRVPDSGYDSDVNFLCECKGKNGETRAQVRVRKYSTMNCDLTKIFSNYKPGKKITLQACRRDLRPGESLKLTVPANFSKFNYMNASYSSLLEPIEVRFYAYRQKLDDYQVCFVTVLAHIYSTELLSYLSSYLSYPSVLAVRKVKLRDLIVGNGLDIEKSVVPGGVQYIFKYKKDSILILTSETVSFEYFWTLFYKNPRERDVISYLNMNEKVVAVVSIGLFPTDPYTYGCGTRNDIFRKELLDFRSELINNKPASICRVDGKNSPIGFYCPKPFLLEPRDCFKSVLVSTDEGEKSVDLVKVDKHARHFTTKNLVVLDTYSNGGHVGPAQNEGGANYEDDNEYVNASEIMCKCVDEEGNLVASITVQLDKPVEAEKEGAEEDGGIPEPQENSGVEEDTGIPETTIY